In Planococcus shixiaomingii, the DNA window GGTGAAACAGTTGCTGTCACTTTATACGTCTGATTTGGCGTAATAGATAAAGAGGATTTACTTAATTTCAAGCTTGTTGGAACAATGATTTTTTCTTTAAAGCTCATCGTACCGATCAAGTAAGATACGTAAACTTTTTCACCCGCCACTAGCTTTACTTCAACAGGTTTGTCTTCCTGATATATCCCGATATAATCTTTCTCATTATTTTTGCTGTCATATACAGTAAGGTAAGCTTTATCATATTCGTCGGCCGGATGGTCAACGTCCAGCAGATAAGTTCCAGCCGGAATTTCCGTTCCTACTTCGTAATAGCCTCCTGAAAGAGCTGCTAGATTAATTTTTGAAAGCTTTTCTACTACCAGCTTTGAATCACCCTCATATGAATAAAACTCAATTCCGTCTCCAGCTTTTAAATCTACCGTAAGTTGATCAGGGTAATAATATTTGTCACTGTCAAGCCGTTCCCAGACCAATTCTTGATCGCCTCTATAAATAGAAACTACTATCACACCTTCAGAAACTTTCAGCTTACTTAACCCTGCGGAAATTTCCTTTCCAACAGTATAGGCTCCTTCACCTAACCATACATTCTCTTCCGCTTGTACGGAGTTGCCCCCAAAAATTGACAAGAACAATACCAGTACAAACACCATCTTCAACCAGACATTCTTTTTCACAAATAAACCTTCTCTCATTTTTTGATTGCTGTTAGCAGCAGGGAATGCATTCTTATCTTTATTATAATTTCTATAAGCAAAAACTACTAGTCTATATTATCTAATATATTCCTTTTTCCACCATTTTTTCTTAAATTAAAATTTGAGTACACCTCTAAATTAAGAAAGAAGCTCATCCCAGTAAAAAAGATGAGCTTCTTTCTTATAGTTTAGTTGAAACAATAGTTGTGTAAGGACTGTATATCTTTTTGCCACTAACAGTCCGATAAGCTCGCACTTTGTAATAGTAGGTCTTACCTTTGCTTAAGCTCGTATTTGTATAGCTTATTGAAGATCCAGAAGTTTGGGTTTTTACTTTCGTGTAAGTTCCCGATTTGCTGGTTGCGCGGTACAATTCATAGCCGCTAGCTTCGTTTACTTTACTCCAAGAAGCTATGATGGACGTACTGCTTGTTTTCGCAGTTGTCAGTTTTAAAGGACTTGCTAAAGCCGGTACAGCGCTGACGATGCTGGAGTACGGACCATAGGCACTTTTCCCGCTAACTGTCCGGTAAGCTCGAACTTTGTAATAGTAGGTTTTTCCGGCCGTTAAACCACTGTTCTCGTAACTTAACAAACTGCCGCTCGTGATAGTTTTGACAGTGCTATACGTGCCGGATTTCGAAGTTGCCCGGTACACCACGTATCCATTCGCACCGCTGACTTTTGACCAGCTCACTTTGTTCTTATTATATCCCGCCGCAATCGCTTTAGCAGAAACAGTAGTCAGCTCGGGCTTTGCGCTAACGCTATTCGAAAAGGCGCTGTATACCTTCTTTCCGCCACTCGCTATGCCATAAGCTCTTACTTTATAATAATAGGTTTTTCCTGGTGTTAATCCATTATTTGTATAGCTGAGCTTAGAATCGCTTGTGACGGTGCCAACCAAACTGTAAGTGCCAGTAGCTGAAGTGGACCGGTGCACTTCATACCCGTAAGCTTCACTAGATATCCCCCATGTGATTGTCGCTTTATCATAACCAGAGGGAGCAGCTTTCACGTTTGTCGCTGCTAATAAAACCGGTTTAACGCTAATAGATTGAGAAGTTGGGCCATCTACCCAATGACCGTCTATTATTTTGTATGCGTGAATTCTAATATAATAAGTTGTATTTGGCTTCAAGCCATAAACAATGTGGCTTTCCTCATCTGCCCCTATATGGGAGCCGTAAGAAGTACCTGCATTTGTTGAATCTTCATGATAAACGACGTAGCCATCTGCACCTTCTACCTTGTTCCAAGTTACTTTTACTTTGTCGAACCCGGCATTCGCTACTTTAAAATTTTGGACAGCATCTAAATTTTCACTAAACCTAGCAAACACTATTTTGTCTTCACTGAGCTTGTTATTATATTCATACGTTTTTTTGAAATCAGCATCCTCGTACCATGAAACAAAGGTATATCCAGATTTTACAGGGTGGTCAGGATACGCGACTTGTTGATCGGAACGATAAACAACCGAATTCAGCACTGTCTCTCCATCCATGTATTTAATGGTATATGAATTAATCGTATACTTTGCAGTTACAACCAAAGAGGAATTCACTTTACTAAAATCTGTACTCCACCCCGAAAAAGTATAACCTTCTCGTACCGGCAATTCTGGAGCTGTAGCTGCATTTCCAGCGATTACGGTTTCTGTTTTTAATACACGCAAATCATGGTCTCTGAATGTGACTGTATACTTTGCTTTAACAATGATGTCAAAAGAAGTGGATAGTCCTTCATAAGCTACTTTGATTGTTTGGTTTCCAGACCTGCTTAAGTCAGGTGAAATAATCATATCTTTGGTAATATCAATTTCAAAATCTTCGCCATGCGTTTTCATTACTCTAATTTTTGCTCCAGTTAAATCAAATTCTTCTCCCTGTACATAGAAGGTCTTTACCGGTAACGAAGAAATTGAAATGTCCAAGTTTTTCTCTACTTCGGGACTCGGTAATCCACTTAATGAAGGAAAGTTGAATAGCGAATTCTCATCAAACTTCCATATCTCAGAAAAATCAAAACCATTATACGCGGAAACGTCCTTCAACTGACCGATCGTTTTTTTGAAAGTACCATCAGCTGATCCTTTTCCAACACCGCTTTGGACTTTATCAAAATAAAGACTATTTTCAATAACTCCTTCAAAATTCCCTGCTATTCCACCGGTAGCAGAAGAATAATAAGTGCCAGGAACAACCATATTGGAATTGTAGGTATTTTTGATGGTACTGTTCGTTCCCATCCCTAGAATTCCTCCGCCTACATGCCTGGCCTTTACAACTCCTGTATTAAAACTGTCTTGAATGGTTGTGTTCGAAGCCCAAGCACTAATTCCCCCTGCAATATACCCACTCATATTTCCAGTGTTATATGATTTGCTAATAATAGTATTTGTATAAAGTACTCCTACAATTCCTGCAGCATAGGATTGCACATTAATATCTCCAGTATTATAAGCTTCTACTATTGACGAATTGCCACCAAGAGTACCGGCAATTCCTCCTCCATCAGTAGACGAAGCTGAACTGCTAATTGCACCAGTATTGTAAACGTTCTTCAAAGTTGAAGAACCACTTACATAACCGACAATACCGCCGCTTTCTGAGGAGCTAACTGTGCTAGTAAGCTGCCCTTCATTATAACTATCACTTATAGAAGAAGATGACAAATATCCAACTATCCCGCCTCCATTAGTACCGGATTGAATTTCCCCCAAATTAGAAGCAGAGACAACTGAAGAAGTAGACGTCAACTCACCGACTATGCCTCCGGTATATCTACCTGTTTTAGTTGATATTGATCCTTTGTTAGAGACATTTCTAAAGTTGGTCCGGCTCGCTTCACCCACTATTCCTCCAGTTGAAGTTTTAGCATAAACTTCACCAGAGTTGAAACTGTCAGATATCGAAGAGAAGACATTATAATCGGTATAGATGAAACCTACTATCCCTCCTGCATACCCACTGAAAACAGATTCGGCAGAAATATTTCCTGCATTGTAATTATTAGATACGGTTAAGTTATATCCATAACCCACGATTCCTCCTGCATATACTTGTGAAGTAGCGGAATCCATTGAGGTGTTTTCAGCAAAGATAACGGAATCTTCCATTCCTAAATTCATTATTTTTGCCTTTTTAGCATATCCAAACAATCCAGCGTAAATAATTTGATCTGATATTAAGGACATCTTTAATCCCGTAATTTTATAGCCGTTTCCATCAAAAATTCCAACAAACGGAGTAGTTGCATTCCCAATTGGTGACCAGCCTGCTCCATTGTTATAAAGGGCTCCACCTTCAATGGTAGCTTCAGTTAAATCAATATCATTCATCATGATATATTTTCCACTTAAGTTCCCTCTTACTTTTTGAAGATCTTCTGGCGAATAAATGCCAATATAACCGACCGGCACTTCTGCTTGTAAGCCAATCGATTCTTCTGCATTCGCTCCAGTCGAGAAAAATTTAGTCGGTGCAATTCCTAGCAGCAAAATCATTATCATAAAGATGCTTAAGCATTTTTTTAACATCTTAATCCCCTTTTCTATTCTTTTCACCACGTAATATAGAATAAATATAATACAAAAGTTGGTAAAATAGTAGTTTATTTTTAAGGTATTTTACCTTAAATAGCTTTTTAACATAAACTTACACTAAACAAGAACCACCCTTTACCTTTATTTGCTGAAAACTAGAGAATTTTTATGATAGACGAGTGTTACTTTACTCATTTTTATAAATTTTTTACCACGATAATAGAATAAAAAGAGTGTAGGCATACTTTTGAATAGTACACCTACACTCTTTAACAATTTTTCTATTTGCAGCGAAAGCTTTATAACATTTAATTCACTTTAACCGTCTTGCTTCCGCTCTTATTGCCTGCTTTGTCCTGGACAGAAACTTTCAAGGAAGATCCCTTTTTCTGTAAGGTGATTTTCACTTTAAAGTTTCCTTTGCTGTCCACGGTTCCTTGGCCAATTTTCTTGCTGCCGTTGTAAACTAGGACTGTCGCACTCTTCTCGGCTTTTCCAGATATAGTGGTCGATTTACTGGTTACTTTGTTGATCGTCGGAGTTGGTGGGGCCGTTTTGTCTAGCACCTTCACCGTCTTGCTGCCGCTCTTATTCTTGGCTGGATCAATGGCGTAGACAGATATGCTCGCCCCTGCTTTATGCTTCGCAATTTTGATTGAATAAGCTCCGCTTTTCGCTGTTGCTTCTCCTAGTTTCTTGCTGCCGACATAGGCATAGACTTTGGCACCTGTTTCCGCTTTCCCACTCACTGTGATCGAATTGTCTCCAATCGTGTTGACACTTGGTACCAACGGCGCTGTCTTATCGATTACCTTGATCGTTTTGCTATAACTTTTATTTCTCGCAGCATCTACTGCATAGACAAATATAGTAATCCCTGCTTTTTGTTTTTTTACCGGAATTGCATAAGTTCCATTTGAAGCAACGGTACTTCCTAATTTTTTTGTGCCAGCATACGCATTAACCTTTGCACCAATTTCCGCTTCCCCAGTAATAATAGTGTCGTTATCATCCAGCAAATTAACAGAAGGAATGTTTGGAGGGGTGATATCTTTAGCCACCACCTCTTGAACAGCACTAATATTTCCAGCTTCATCTACAGCTATAATAGTTAGTTTTGTGCCGCCCTGTTGTTTTTGTATTTTAATAGAATAGTATCCATTATAACTAGCTGTCCCTTTACCTATTTCTAATTCACCATTCTTTATAATGATGAGGGAATTAGGCTCTCCACTTCCATTTATAGTTGTTGATTGGTCGGTCAAATCATTTACAGTTGGAGTCCTCGGCGGAGTGACATCTTTTACTTTAACTTCTTTCGTATCACTAATGTTACCTGAATCATCGGTTGCAGTTATTCGTAAGTCTGTGCCCGCTTCTTGTTTTGGAATAGATATAACAAACTTTTTTTCCACATCCGTTGTAGTTGATCCAAGTGTAGTACTTCCTTTTTTAACTTGAATTAAGGAACCCGCCTCCGCAGCCCCGAATATAGCAGTGGAACTATCGGTTACTTCCTGTATATCAGAAATATAAGGTGCTTTGACATCCTTCACCGTCATTACTTTTGTTTCACTTACATTTCCCTCTTTGTCTGTTGCTGTTATAAAAAGAGCTGTTCCTTTTTTTTGCTTCAGTATATCAAGCTTAAAAGTTCCTTTAGCACTAGTCTTAACTGACCCTAACACTTTATCTTTTGTTTTCACTTCAACAAGCGTTCCTAGCTCAACTATCCCATCCACACTAGTCGAGTCCTCTGTTACATCTTTAACAAACGGCAAAGACGGACTTATGTTTTTATTAGTAAGAAATGAAATACCTCCACGGTCTTCATACATTAATCCGCTAGTACTTTTAATTGATCCGCTATAAAAAAATAAAAAATAGTGCGTATTGAATTTTAATGGTTCCTGTGGAGAGATAATTAATTCGTCTCCTTCAACTCTTTTATTAAATGAAACAGAACTTCCGTCTATTTCTTGAGCAAGCCTTATTCCACTTTCGGCTACTTCAATATCATGATTGAACTTAACCCTTATTTCAGTATTTACCGATACTCCATACTTTTGATTAATCGGAGTAATTGTTTCTAACATCAATTTTTTTGATGTAGGTGTCATCTCGTGAGGAGAGCTAAGATAAGGTTTGTAATTCGCTATATCGCCAGCTTTATCTAAACCATCAAATATCATTCCTTCTATTATTTCTTCATCAGTGGTATTCCAGTAATTGTTTTTAACTACAAGGCCTTCCGCTGAGTTCTCTAATTGAAGAAAAGAGTTATCTACTTTTTCGCTTATGAAACTATTATTTTCTATTATTGTTTTGCCACTACCACCTTTATAATAGATATATTGTCCATGTAAATCATCAAATCCGCGATTAAAAACATTATTTTTTATCACATTATTATCATTTCCGTTCAAACGTATATCTACCCAGTGATAATTGAAAATGTTTTTTTCAATTAGGCAATTACAACCGTCTGAATATACATGCATTCGTCCATAGAATATAGAATCTTTCAACTCAAGGTTTCCTGAACCAAATTTATCAAAATCCGAATAGGAATTAAAATTAGTGTGTTGTATTTTTGCATTTCCATCGATTGAAACATTGGTACCGATAAAATTTACTTGATTTTCTGGAGTGCCTATACTTTCCAAAGTACCCTCCGTTATTATAATTTTCCCTCCTCTTACTTCTACACCAGATTCTATAGTAAGGGTTGCGTTGTCTGTTAAATATATATCACCGTTCAAAAAATACGGTGACTTTTCTTTTGTCCAACTTGTATTTTTGGATATTCGTCCTTTTATTTGTGTATCATTCGGTGAAACTACTTTACGTTGTATCCATTTTATAGCTTTTTCGCTTTCTAAACCTTCAGCATCTTTTGCTATCACTACTATTTGTTCACTACCTATTTTTTGTGAAATGTTAGTTTTGAATTTTCCATATTGATCTACATCAGTTTTCCAAATAACAGAGTTCCATTGTACATAAACGGTTGACCCAATATCAGCGGTACCTGTAATTTCGGTATCGCCCTCTATTACGTCATTTACAATCGGTTTTGTAGGAGGTAGCTTTTCCTTTTCTATAGTACTAAACGATAGGGTAATAGGATTGTCATTTGAATTTCCTGATATGTCGTTTATAGAATTTTTTGGCATATAAAAACTATACTTTTGGCTATGCTTTAATAATGTTTTAGGAATAATAGTTAATTTGTTATTCAAAATCGTTAATTCCATTGGGATAGGTGCATCATTTATATCTGTTAATTTAATATTTCCATAGTTCAATCCTGCTTCTATATCTTCATTAAAAGTTATATTAATTTTACTGTCGACATGAACATCCTCTGCGTTGTTTACTGGAATACTTTCACTAAGTAATGGTGGTGTCTTATCAAGTTCTGTAGAAAAAGTTAAAGATAACGATTCT includes these proteins:
- a CDS encoding InlB B-repeat-containing protein, whose protein sequence is MLKKCLSIFMIMILLLGIAPTKFFSTGANAEESIGLQAEVPVGYIGIYSPEDLQKVRGNLSGKYIMMNDIDLTEATIEGGALYNNGAGWSPIGNATTPFVGIFDGNGYKITGLKMSLISDQIIYAGLFGYAKKAKIMNLGMEDSVIFAENTSMDSATSQVYAGGIVGYGYNLTVSNNYNAGNISAESVFSGYAGGIVGFIYTDYNVFSSISDSFNSGEVYAKTSTGGIVGEASRTNFRNVSNKGSISTKTGRYTGGIVGELTSTSSVVSASNLGEIQSGTNGGGIVGYLSSSSISDSYNEGQLTSTVSSSESGGIVGYVSGSSTLKNVYNTGAISSSASSTDGGGIAGTLGGNSSIVEAYNTGDINVQSYAAGIVGVLYTNTIISKSYNTGNMSGYIAGGISAWASNTTIQDSFNTGVVKARHVGGGILGMGTNSTIKNTYNSNMVVPGTYYSSATGGIAGNFEGVIENSLYFDKVQSGVGKGSADGTFKKTIGQLKDVSAYNGFDFSEIWKFDENSLFNFPSLSGLPSPEVEKNLDISISSLPVKTFYVQGEEFDLTGAKIRVMKTHGEDFEIDITKDMIISPDLSRSGNQTIKVAYEGLSTSFDIIVKAKYTVTFRDHDLRVLKTETVIAGNAATAPELPVREGYTFSGWSTDFSKVNSSLVVTAKYTINSYTIKYMDGETVLNSVVYRSDQQVAYPDHPVKSGYTFVSWYEDADFKKTYEYNNKLSEDKIVFARFSENLDAVQNFKVANAGFDKVKVTWNKVEGADGYVVYHEDSTNAGTSYGSHIGADEESHIVYGLKPNTTYYIRIHAYKIIDGHWVDGPTSQSISVKPVLLAATNVKAAPSGYDKATITWGISSEAYGYEVHRSTSATGTYSLVGTVTSDSKLSYTNNGLTPGKTYYYKVRAYGIASGGKKVYSAFSNSVSAKPELTTVSAKAIAAGYNKNKVSWSKVSGANGYVVYRATSKSGTYSTVKTITSGSLLSYENSGLTAGKTYYYKVRAYRTVSGKSAYGPYSSIVSAVPALASPLKLTTAKTSSTSIIASWSKVNEASGYELYRATSKSGTYTKVKTQTSGSSISYTNTSLSKGKTYYYKVRAYRTVSGKKIYSPYTTIVSTKL
- a CDS encoding Ig-like domain-containing protein — encoded protein: MRKAISLLLIVLLTLPNFTYAAELVNTESTDEYIIISESATWSESKTVDKNIIVAPNVTLSIATGVTITLNADLIVYGQIKNSGVINLNQHNVYANNINMGGIKMTGDANYLGFGVFDPYGRTTNVGNLNVKPDAYPLPPLHFNMPDNNTVTTEFYNLKGSSVPGFKVKYQNKEVRVQQNGSFELPINLSEGQNLIEISLVNVFNKVAVTETININLEPDRLPPVLKSTNPLNNSENALISNPIKFIFNEDVVEGQNFQQIKLEDANQKEIPFQLAIFQNTVILHPLNPLEYKLKYKVVFPQDSIMDLKKNSIGESLSLTFSTELDKTPPLLSESIPVNNAEDVHVDSKINITFNEDIEAGLNYGNIKLTDINDAPIPMELTILNNKLTIIPKTLLKHSQKYSFYMPKNSINDISGNSNDNPITLSFSTIEKEKLPPTKPIVNDVIEGDTEITGTADIGSTVYVQWNSVIWKTDVDQYGKFKTNISQKIGSEQIVVIAKDAEGLESEKAIKWIQRKVVSPNDTQIKGRISKNTSWTKEKSPYFLNGDIYLTDNATLTIESGVEVRGGKIIITEGTLESIGTPENQVNFIGTNVSIDGNAKIQHTNFNSYSDFDKFGSGNLELKDSIFYGRMHVYSDGCNCLIEKNIFNYHWVDIRLNGNDNNVIKNNVFNRGFDDLHGQYIYYKGGSGKTIIENNSFISEKVDNSFLQLENSAEGLVVKNNYWNTTDEEIIEGMIFDGLDKAGDIANYKPYLSSPHEMTPTSKKLMLETITPINQKYGVSVNTEIRVKFNHDIEVAESGIRLAQEIDGSSVSFNKRVEGDELIISPQEPLKFNTHYFLFFYSGSIKSTSGLMYEDRGGISFLTNKNISPSLPFVKDVTEDSTSVDGIVELGTLVEVKTKDKVLGSVKTSAKGTFKLDILKQKKGTALFITATDKEGNVSETKVMTVKDVKAPYISDIQEVTDSSTAIFGAAEAGSLIQVKKGSTTLGSTTTDVEKKFVISIPKQEAGTDLRITATDDSGNISDTKEVKVKDVTPPRTPTVNDLTDQSTTINGSGEPNSLIIIKNGELEIGKGTASYNGYYSIKIQKQQGGTKLTIIAVDEAGNISAVQEVVAKDITPPNIPSVNLLDDNDTIITGEAEIGAKVNAYAGTKKLGSTVASNGTYAIPVKKQKAGITIFVYAVDAARNKSYSKTIKVIDKTAPLVPSVNTIGDNSITVSGKAETGAKVYAYVGSKKLGEATAKSGAYSIKIAKHKAGASISVYAIDPAKNKSGSKTVKVLDKTAPPTPTINKVTSKSTTISGKAEKSATVLVYNGSKKIGQGTVDSKGNFKVKITLQKKGSSLKVSVQDKAGNKSGSKTVKVN